From Polyodon spathula isolate WHYD16114869_AA chromosome 24, ASM1765450v1, whole genome shotgun sequence, one genomic window encodes:
- the mphosph10 gene encoding U3 small nucleolar ribonucleoprotein protein MPP10: MAGGAACSKLESCLKLLDTNTAHPEQFLSLQDGLASDFTSLTKTLYDFHKAEEPAGAVGSPLKELVIGHFDEEQIWQELELQNDSILRHFQKAVMRTAKEADDIGLLPEEESEEEYDAAGSVEDSGSEEDLDQEDLGEDKDGDLENYRSEDRGSESEEENEKASRKSASKNTAFEKFSDEDSDVDFDVDALEKQTQQRQRKTERQGGGSIVDDRFFRLAEMEAFLEDVEKKEEKGEGGDSDIDYFEDMLSEDEEMEDEDIVSTNKKKQQKSSRDLKYKDFFDPEGGPAKPVAVKENDNVGSDGEEYGQDDEEMEEEMEDDEHEMEENVESRQAKEALKKVTFDLSEDSEGEDVSDILGGKWKEPEKPGPKSSFEKRQEKMAEKIQELEKAALENKPWQLIGEVSGQKRPDNSLLEENLVFDQAARMAPVITEETTLYLDDIIKQRIKDQAWDDVVRKEKPKEDAFEYKKRLTLTHEKSKLSLAEVYEQEYLKQTQQKAEEEENPAHLEIQKMMDSLFLKLDALSNFQFIPKPPAPEVKIVSNMPSITMEEVAPVSVSNAALLAPEEIKVKNKAGDIKGDAEKTATDKKRERRKKKILKRLKQREREKRQKLREKMNEGKNLKYTKKEAAENLKKLAKDGKTTLLKDEGKDKALRSSQAFFSELQDQVKRQLKGAKNDAAKKKKHKEVSAIKLKL; encoded by the exons ATGGCCGGTGGGGCAGCGTGTTCCAAGTTGGAAAGCTGTTTAAAGCTTTTAGATACAAATACTGCTCACCCGGAACAGTTtttaag cttgcaGGATGGACTGGCATCAGACTTTACATCTCTCACAAAGACGCTTTATGATTTCCACAAAGCAGAAGAGCCTGCTGGCGCAGTGGGCAGCCCCTTAAAAGAACTGGTAATAGGACATTTTGATGAGGAACAGATCTGGCAAGAGCTGGAACTGCAGAATGATTCAATTCTGAGGCATTTTCAAAAGGCAGTGATGAGAACAGCTAAAGAAGCTGACGATATTGGCCTCCTTCCAGAAGAAGAATCAGAGGAGGAATATGATGCTGCAGGGTCAGTGGAGGATTCTGGGAGTGAGGAGGACTTGGACCAAGAGGATTTAGGTGAGGATAAGGATGGAGATTTAGAAAACTACAGAAGTGAAGATAGAGGCAGTGAGTCGGAGGAGGAGAATGAAAAAGCAAGCAGGAAATCGGCaagtaaaaacacagcatttgaaaAGTTTAGTGATGAAGATTCAGATGTCGACTTTGACGTGGATGCTCTCGAAAAACAGACacaacagagacagagaaagactGAAAGGCAGGGGGGCGGGTCCATTGTTGATGATCGGTTTTTCAGGCTGGCAGAGATGGAGGCTTTTCTGGAAGATGTTGAAAAGAAAGAGGAGAAGGGCGAGGGAGGAGACAGTGATATCGATTACTTTGAGGACATGCTGTCAGAGGATGAAGAGATGGAGGATGAAGACATTgtttcaacaaataaaaaaaag cagcagaaaagctCAAGAGACCTGAAGTACAAGGACTTTTTTGACCCAGAGGGAGGCCCTGCTAAGCCGGTTGCTGTCAAGGAAAATGATAATGTGGGCAGTGATGGAGAGGAATACGGGCAGGATGATGAGGAAATGGAAGAAGAAATGGAAGATGATGA GCATGAGATGGAGGAGAATGTGGAAAGCAGGCAAGCCAAGGAGGCTTTGAAGAAAGTGACCTTTGACCTGTCAGAAGACAGTGAAGGTGAAGATGTGTCGGATATCCTTGGTGGGAAGTGGAAGGAGCCGGAAAAGCCAGGACCCAAGTCCTCATTTGAAAAACGTCAGGAAAAG ATGGCCGAGAAGATTCAGGAGCTTGAAAAAGCAGCCTTGGAAAATAAGCCATGGCAACTAATAGGAGAGGTGTCAGGACAGAAACGCCCAGATAACAGTTTGCTTGAGGAGAACCTTGTGTTTGACCAAGCTGCTAGAATGG CCCCTGTGATCACAGAAGAGACCACACTTTATTTAGATGATATCATCAAACAGAGGATCAAGGACCAG GCTTGGGATGATGTGGTCCGTAAAGAAAAGCCCAAAGAGGATGCCTTTGAATACAAGAAGAGACTGACTCTGACCCATGAGAAGAGCAAGCTCAGCCTTGCAGAGGTGTATGAGCAGGAGTACCTGAAGCAGACACAG caaaaGGCAGAGGAAGAAGAGAATCCAGCACATTTGGAAATTCAGAAAATGATGGACTCCCTTTTCCTGAAGCTGGATGCTCTTTCTAACTTCCAGTTCATACCAAAACCT CCTGCACCAGAAGTGAAGATAGTTTCAAACATGCCGTCAATCACTATGGAGGAGGTGGCGCCAGTGAGTGTCAGCAATGCGGCATTGCTTGCACCAGAAGAAATCAAA GTAAAGAACAAGGCTGGGGACATTAAGGGTGATGCAGAGAAAACAGCAACAGACAAGAAACGggagagaagaaagaagaaaatacTCAAGCGGctcaaacagagagagagagaaaaacggCAGAAACTGCGGGAGAAAATGAACGAAGGGAAGAACctgaaatacacaaagaaagAGGCTGCTGAGAATCTGAAGAAACTCGCTAAAGATGGCAAAACTACTTTGCTTAAG GATGAGGGGAAGGACAAAGCATTGCGATCCTCTCAGGCCTTCTTCTCCGAGCTGCAGGATCAGGTGAAGAGGCAGCTCAAGGGAGCCAAGAACGAtgcagccaagaaaaaaaaacacaaggaagtTTCTGCCATCAAATTGAAACTGTAA
- the LOC121299281 gene encoding LOW QUALITY PROTEIN: methylmalonyl-CoA epimerase, mitochondrial-like (The sequence of the model RefSeq protein was modified relative to this genomic sequence to represent the inferred CDS: inserted 1 base in 1 codon) — translation MWKLSRLNHIAIAVPDXLYRDVLGARVSDTVPLPEHDVYTVFVELGNTKLELLYPLGEKSPISGFLQKNKAGGMHHICIEVDDIKAAITDLKAKKIQTLSEEPRIGAHGKPVMFLHSKDCDGVLVELEEA, via the exons ATGTGGAAGCTGAGTCGGCTGAATCACATTGCCATTGCGGTGCCAG CTTTGTACCGCGATGTACTGGGAGCCCGTGTGAGCGACACCGTGCCTCTGCCGGAGCATGATGTCTACACTGTCTTTGTGGAGCTGGGCAACACCAAACTGGAGCTGCTGTACCCCCTGGGAGAAAAGAGCCCCATTTCAGGTTTCCTGCAGAAGAACAAAGCTGGCGGGATGCATCACATCTGCATTGAG GTGGATGACATAAAGGCAGCTATAACAGACTTAAAAGCCAAGAAGATTCAAACCCTTTCAGAAGAACCTCGCATTGGAGCACATGGCAAACCAGTGATGTTCCTTCACTCTAAAGACTGTGATGGTGTtcttgtggagcttgaagaagCGTGA